In Clostridium butyricum, the genomic stretch TTAATAAGAATTAAAAAATAAGAACCATATCATTCCATACAGCTCCACCATGTTCTGACGCTGAAACACCTTGATGCTTAAAACCAAATTTTTCATAATAATGTATAAGGTGAATCTTGCATGTAAGAACCATCCCCTTTTTTCCTCTTTCTTTTGAAAGTTCAATGAAATAGTTCATGAGTTGTGCTGCAACTCCATTACGTCTATAGTCTGGAAGCACATCAAGACCAAAGATAGTCTGATAATCTCCATGCTTTTTATGAAGTTGCACATTATGATAAAGTTCATCTGGTAGTTCTGGTAAATCTGTAGTACATCCATTTATAAATCCTATTATTTTTCCGTTATCTTCTGCTATAATAAAATTTTCTTTAAATGCATCAAATCTTTTTTGAAAATCACTTTCCTTTGCTGCTTCTGCCTCTGGAAAACATATACTTTCAATTTTTATTATTTCATTTAAATCTTCTTTTGTTGCTAATCTAATATTCATATATTATTTCCTTTCATGAATGAGTTTTTTATTTTTAGTATCAATGTATATTCTATCATGTATATTCATAATTTTAATA encodes the following:
- a CDS encoding GNAT family N-acetyltransferase, with the translated sequence MNIRLATKEDLNEIIKIESICFPEAEAAKESDFQKRFDAFKENFIIAEDNGKIIGFINGCTTDLPELPDELYHNVQLHKKHGDYQTIFGLDVLPDYRRNGVAAQLMNYFIELSKERGKKGMVLTCKIHLIHYYEKFGFKHQGVSASEHGGAVWNDMVLIF